A region of the Acidimicrobiia bacterium genome:
CCGACACGGGATCGGCGAACGACCAGCTGTCGGCGACGAACGAGGCCTACATCCTGCTCGACCGCGGCTATGCCCGGCAGGCCGAAGCGGCCTTCGCTTCGCTGGCGTTTCAATCCGAACGGGATGGCAACACCATCGGGGCAAGATTCTTCAACGTCTATCACGCTCGCGCCCTGATGGCCGCCGGCAAAGCCGGCGAGGCAGCCGCCTTGCTCGACAGCATCGTGGAGCCGGAAGGCGCATTGCTGTTCCTGAAACAACTGGCTTTGACCGAGGGTGCAGTCTGGTTCGAGCAGTGGCAATCCGCCACCGACCTTGCCAAGGCACTTACGGGCATCATCGCCGCCGAAGTCCCCCAATGGACCAACATCGGACACTTCTACCTTGCCAAGGCGTTGCTCGGCCTCGGCGAAATCGCCGAAGCCAGAACCGAACTAGCCGCGGCCTATGCCACCTGCCCCGCCGGGACCGACGGCTGGCGATGGAGGCTTCGATGCCGAGGATTGGACATGGTGCTCGGCCAGGCCGAGGGGGAGCCCTGGGACCAGACTGCCGCCGAGAACCTGACCGATGAGCTTCTCGTCGCGCGATGGTTCGACATCGCCTGTGACCTGATGATTCACCGGGCCGAGATCGAGAAGGACCAAGAATTGGCCAAACAGGCGGCCGGACTCGCTTCGAGCCTTGGCAATCCCACGCTCGCCATCCGGGCCGCCCATGCCGGGTCTCTGTGGGCTGATTCACAAGTGGCGGACATCGTCCGGGATGCCCGGTCCATCCATGTTGCGCTGGACGATGACTCACGGGAACAGTGGGGCTTGCTTCCCCACGTAGCCGCGGCACTCAGCGCTGAACCACCGGCGCCGGACCCCAACGACCTCACGCTCATCGACGAACTAAACGAGACCCTGACCGCCATCGGACTCGCCGGGTCCGACGATCTCTTGACCCCGGCCCAACGCCATCAACGCGGCCTGGTCCGTCGTCGACCCTCCGCTCGCAAAGCCGGCCGCTGGCTGGGAATCGCCGCCGGAATTGCTGCAGTAATCGGAGTGTCCGTCGTCACGGCTCTAGCGCTTCAACCCGACACGCCCGTGGCTCCACCCGTGACGGTGATCGTGACCGCTTCAACGTCGACCATTCCTCTCACGGTTGAGCAGACTGAGCTACCCGCTCCAGCCGAGCGACTGTCCGGAGCCTCGGTTGCCGCTGGCGACTTTGCCCGAACTGGAGTCACCGACGCTACAGGCGTGAAGATGCCCGGCGGATACTTTTGGAAATACACCGCGGTTGCCGCTATCCGGTCAACCCCTGTTACATACGGCAACCTGGTGTACTTCGGATCCCAGGATTTTTCTGTATACGCGATCGACCAAACGACGAAAGACGTCTTCTGGATCATGCAGACCGGTGGAGCCGTTCTCTCGACTCCGGTGGTGGGTCAGATCGCGAATTCCGAAGGTGCCATCGGGCAGGGGGGCACCACACTGCTTGTAGTAGGGAGCGACGACGGTTTGGTCTACGCACGAGCCGCGGGCACACCGGGGGAATTGGACCCCCTTTGGACCTACCGCATCGACGCACCCGTGCGAACCGGACCAGTTTTCAGCGACAACCTCGTCATCGTGACGGGCGGCGACGGCCGCGTGCATGCCATCCAGGGGGCGGACGGTACCCCGGTTTGGACATACCCGGCCGAAGACCAGGACCCGGTAGCAGCATTCGAGACGTCACCAGCTCTCGCCAACGGTTTGATCTACGCCGGCGACAGCGACGGAGTCATGCATGTCATCAGTTCCGAAACCGGCGAGGCCGTCTGCAGATTCGATACCGGGGCCACCATCACAACCTCTGCATCGATTGTCGACGGGACCGTCTACTTCGGCGACTCGAACCAAGGCGTATATCAGATACCCGAGCACACTTGTCCGACGGATCGAGGGAATGCCGGCCGCATTCAGGTCAGGGCAGACTTCGACGTCATGGCCTATGAGGATCACTTGTTCATGCCAGACGGAGTGACCCTTTATGGATACGACATACCGAGTGGGGAGCCAGCAGGTCTCTTCTACACAACCCCTTCAAACATCAGCACTCCTTCAATAATCGCTGATGGGCTCCTGTATTTTGGCGACCAGAATGGGGTATTGCACGCAGTAGATGCAACCACGCTCAAAGGAGTGTGGACCTTCCAGACGGAAAGCCTGATCCGTTACGAACCGGCGATCGGCGACGGGGTGGTATTCGTCGCTTCCGGCTCGGAGCTATGGGCGATTGGACCCGAAGCACCGTAAAAGGCGTCCGACGTCTTCCTCGCTTTTCTGACTCGGAACCGAAGCTGACCAACCAGCCTTTTCGACTCCCTATGCGCCGTTGCGCTCCACGAGGAGTTTCTTGAGTAGGTCGGGGCGGTCGGTCACAAGCCCGTCGACTCCCATATCCAGGAACCGGGTCATCTCATCGACCTCGTTTACCGTCCACACATGAACCTGTTTGCCCTGGCTTTGCACAACATCAATCAACCGTTCATTGACCACGTTGATCCCCCGATGAAACTCCGGGACCTGAAGCACATCGGCGGTCACCCGCATTGACCGACCGGCCATCGCCCCGAAAACGATCTTGGCCGTCTCGCGGGGTCCGGCGGAGGTGGCTACGCCTTCCCCGGCCAGTTTGCGGAGCGTACGCACCCGCTTCTCCTGAAATGAGCCGAGGATGACCCGATCGGACAGTTTCAAGCGCCGGATCGTGTCGACCATCAGTTGCTCGATTCCAGCCGCCTTCAAATCAACGGTGAGTATCGCGTCCGGGAACGTCATCGCCAGTTCTTCGAATGAAGGAATCG
Encoded here:
- a CDS encoding PQQ-binding-like beta-propeller repeat protein; this translates as MSDQPHELNSDQQALVEAVGIANAPLSAAELMAATGLPVDVVLAAGDALISAGWLVDDSRGYGPTEQATQLEVSHARRSQISRQIGAAVATDRPELGGRLLVAGGDAAGGFDLLATAALSGESGTTGAHDLAASALSAAAGLDIADDLLGQLHVVVGQHRKAMGNSEGASQSFSTAALLLEGRERIDALRLCAATEDDHQHPQEAERWLVAAQYEAVRQGETNLYGSLLAVHALTLSRIGFPAEADRALEKGRAILADTGSANDQLSATNEAYILLDRGYARQAEAAFASLAFQSERDGNTIGARFFNVYHARALMAAGKAGEAAALLDSIVEPEGALLFLKQLALTEGAVWFEQWQSATDLAKALTGIIAAEVPQWTNIGHFYLAKALLGLGEIAEARTELAAAYATCPAGTDGWRWRLRCRGLDMVLGQAEGEPWDQTAAENLTDELLVARWFDIACDLMIHRAEIEKDQELAKQAAGLASSLGNPTLAIRAAHAGSLWADSQVADIVRDARSIHVALDDDSREQWGLLPHVAAALSAEPPAPDPNDLTLIDELNETLTAIGLAGSDDLLTPAQRHQRGLVRRRPSARKAGRWLGIAAGIAAVIGVSVVTALALQPDTPVAPPVTVIVTASTSTIPLTVEQTELPAPAERLSGASVAAGDFARTGVTDATGVKMPGGYFWKYTAVAAIRSTPVTYGNLVYFGSQDFSVYAIDQTTKDVFWIMQTGGAVLSTPVVGQIANSEGAIGQGGTTLLVVGSDDGLVYARAAGTPGELDPLWTYRIDAPVRTGPVFSDNLVIVTGGDGRVHAIQGADGTPVWTYPAEDQDPVAAFETSPALANGLIYAGDSDGVMHVISSETGEAVCRFDTGATITTSASIVDGTVYFGDSNQGVYQIPEHTCPTDRGNAGRIQVRADFDVMAYEDHLFMPDGVTLYGYDIPSGEPAGLFYTTPSNISTPSIIADGLLYFGDQNGVLHAVDATTLKGVWTFQTESLIRYEPAIGDGVVFVASGSELWAIGPEAP
- a CDS encoding glycerophosphodiester phosphodiesterase — protein: MLKPALSHQYPIAMAHRGSTVLWPENTMMAFQGAVDLGYKYLETDVHASSDGVLMCFHDPILDRTTDATGPVSARSLAELAAIDAGYRFDPVNHFPARAMGVTIPSFEELAMTFPDAILTVDLKAAGIEQLMVDTIRRLKLSDRVILGSFQEKRVRTLRKLAGEGVATSAGPRETAKIVFGAMAGRSMRVTADVLQVPEFHRGINVVNERLIDVVQSQGKQVHVWTVNEVDEMTRFLDMGVDGLVTDRPDLLKKLLVERNGA